The following proteins are encoded in a genomic region of Cryptococcus tetragattii IND107 chromosome 4 map unlocalized Ctg15, whole genome shotgun sequence:
- a CDS encoding histone H2A, with product MSSGGKGKASSEAKSSSRSSKAGLQFPVGRIHRLLKKGNYAQRIGSGAPVYLAAVLEYLAAEILELAGNAARDNKKSRIVPRHLQLAVRNDEELNKLLGSVVISQGGVLPHIMAELLPVKTKGKAKASQEV from the exons ATGTCTTCTGGTGGCAAAGGCAAGGCTTCCTCTGAGGCTAAGTCCTCTTCCCGATCTTCCAAGGCCGGTCTTCAGT TCCCCGTCGGTCGTATCCACCgtcttttgaagaagggcaacTACGCCCAGCGAATCGGTTCCGGTGCCCCTGTCTACCTCGCTGCTGTCCTTGAGT ACCTTGCCGCTGAAATCCTCGAGTTGGCCGGTAACGCTGCCCGAGACAACAAGAAGTCTCGTATCGTTCCCCGACACCTTCAGCTCGCCGTCCGAAACGACGAAGAGCTCAACAAGCTCCTCGGATCTGTTGTCATCTCTCAGGGTGGTGTCCTTCCTCACATTATGGCCGAGCTCCTTCCCGTCAAG ACTAAGGGTAAGGCCAAGGCTTCTCAGGAGGTGTAA
- a CDS encoding histone H2B, producing the protein MAPKSVASKAPASQASKAPAAASKAPAKAAKTSAAPKDGAKKRSKKRVESYSSYIYKVLKQVHPDTGISNKAMSILNSFVSDIFERIATEASKLASYNHRSTISSREIQTSVRLILPGELSKHAISEGTKAVTKYSSSK; encoded by the exons ATGGCCCCCAAGTCCGTCGCTTCCAAGGCTCCTGCTTCTCAGGCGTCCAAGGCCCCCGCTGCTGCGTCCAAGGCTCCAGCCAAG GCTGCCAAGACTTCTGCCGCTCCCAAGGACGGTGCTAAGAAGAGGTCCAAGAAGAGGGTCGAGTCTTACTCTTCTTACATTTACAAGGTCCTCAAGCAGGTCCACCCCGACACTGGTATCTC TAACAAGGCCATGTCTATCCTCAACTCTTTCGTCTCCGATATTTTCGAGCGAATTGCCACTGAGGCTTCCAAGCTTGCTTCTTACAACCACCGATCtaccatctcttctcgaGAGATCCAGACCTCTGTCCGACTCATCCTTCC TGGTGAACTCTCCAAGCACGCTATCTCTGAGGGTACCAAGGCCGTCACCAagtactcttcttccaagtAA
- a CDS encoding histone H3 — translation MARTKQTARKSTGGKAPRKQLATKAARKQTTTSAAGGVKKPHRYRPGTVALREIRRYQKSTELLIRKLPFQRLVREIAQDFKTDLRFQSSAVMALQEASEAYLVSLFEDTNLAAIHAKRVTIQPKDLQLARRLRGERS, via the exons ATGGCCCGAACAAAGCAGACTGCCCGAAAGTCCACTGGTGGTAAGGCCCCTAGGAAGCAGC TCGCCACCAAGGCTGCCAGGAAGCAGACTACCACCTCCGCCGCTGGTGGTGTCAAGAAGCCCCACAGGTACAGGCCCGGTACCGTCGCTCTCCGAGAAATCCGACGATACCAGAA GTCTACTGAGCTCCTTATCAGGAAGCTTCCCTTCCAGCGACTTGTTCGTGAAATCGCCCAGGACTTCAAG ACCGACCTCCGATTCCAGTCTTCTGCCGTCATGGCTCTCCAGGAGGCTTCCGAGGCCTACCTCGTCTCCCTCTTTGAGGACACCAACTTGGCTGCCATCCACGCTAAGCGTGTCACCATCCAGCCCAAGGACCTTCAGCTTGCCCGTCGTCTCCGAGGCGAGAGGTCTTAA